The genome window AAAGCCCTCCTCCTGGCCGGCTGGATGGGCGTGATCTTCGCCATGTCCGCGCAACCCAGCTCGGGCGAGGACAGCTCATGGTTGCTGCGGCTGCTGCTCGGCCCCCTGGCGGCCGACCTCCGGCCGCAGGATTTCGCGACCCTGCACCACCTGGCCCGCAAGTTCGGGCACTTCGCGGAGTACTTCATCCTGGCCCTGCTGTGGGCATGGAATCTCGGGGCGGCGCTCCCGCGGCTGGCCCTGGCCTGGGCGCTCTCCACGCTCTATGCGGCGAGCGACGAGTGGCACCAGCAGTTCGTGCCGAATCGCGGGCCGGCGTTCGCCGACGTCCTGATAGACTCTCTCGGCGCCCTTGCTGCATTGACGCTTTTACATTTCCGAATTAAGCTCGGGCGTGGAAATCGTCGGCAGGCTCCTCGATAGGCTGTTCCCGGGCAGTTGCCCCGGTTGCGGGGCGGCGGCGCCGGCGCGCGTCTGCCGCGCATGCTGGCAGGCGCGGCCGGTCCACCCGGCCATGATCTGCCGCCGCTGCGCGGGTCGCCTGCCTTGCCCGGACTGCCCCGCAGGGACCGGCAAGCTTACCGCCGTGCTCGCCCTGGGCCCCTACAAGGGGTTGTGGGAGCACATGATCCGCCTGTTCAAGTACCACGGGCGCAAGGATCTCGCGCGCCCCCTCGGCGGCGCGCTGGCGGGCCTGGCAGGCGCGGCCTGGCCCGA of Candidatus Tanganyikabacteria bacterium contains these proteins:
- a CDS encoding VanZ family protein, with the protein product MRSRPLIKALLLAGWMGVIFAMSAQPSSGEDSSWLLRLLLGPLAADLRPQDFATLHHLARKFGHFAEYFILALLWAWNLGAALPRLALAWALSTLYAASDEWHQQFVPNRGPAFADVLIDSLGALAALTLLHFRIKLGRGNRRQAPR